The following nucleotide sequence is from Pseudochaenichthys georgianus chromosome 17, fPseGeo1.2, whole genome shotgun sequence.
AAATGACCTGTGTTCAGTTTGAGTACATATACTTTAAACCTTCCTCCCGCTTGTTGTCAACATGCTATCTGACTCCTAGCTATGAGAGAGATAGTGGCCGGGTCTGTGAGTTTTTATAGATTTTAGTTTTTGTACATTTCTTTTTGTGTGGGCGTGTTGTAATAAAGATTATAATTGAACATACAAACTATATAATGAACTGAAATAGCCTTACGGTAGTATTTTCCATAAAGATGTGATTAATCAATTGAATTGAAATTGAATTAAAAAAGGGTTGAACAAtagatacatttaaatgaatacattaaacagTTACTCTGGCCCTATTATGAATCTGCTCAGCACAACCGAAGTGGCTTATAAGTAACTGTATAAGAGGACATTATAGCACCACACATTTAAATTACAATATTAAGAAGAATATTTAAACGAAAATCCACACATGTTCTCAGCGGTATGTGCCTCATCAAATAGAGTGTGGGCTTCAAAAAGAAAATATTGAATCCAAAGTTAGATCAGGAGGACAATGGCGTTGTGAAGCAATTAAACACATTGAAAAACTTGTGACATTGTAGAAAATCTCAGAGTTAAAACTgtgataaataaatatatagtccATTCCTGCTTCTTCTAGTTTTGACTGTATGAACAGATCACATGCAACAATAACGTCTACCCACCAGATGGTGCTCTGGCATATGCATTTCCACACAATTCGACTTCTCATTCAATCAATTCTAACAACCTATTGTCAGCTAAATCAAAACTACTCTAATATTATCATCCATTCCAGTACAATGATTGCATGCATACTAGTGAAATAATTGCATGTATTCTGATGCAATGTAATCTTATTCTAGTGCAAATCACAAgtatatatttaatgtattttaaaaCTGCTGTAGCTGCTtttctgctgtagttctttggCTTATATAGTGGTGTTTTCTTGCGTCTTTTAACTCTCCTGATCAGGACTAACACCACCATGTCGTTGAATACTTTGCAATGATAAACAAAAAAGGCTCAGCTGTCAGTATGTACATGTTGTAGGAAGAACATTCATTTACGTAATCACTGCAAAGGGTGTGGTgtgtttataaaaaaataagcttCATTTACTTTGCTAATCACTGTAATATAGTTCCTCAAACTGACAGTACATGGAAGATATCATCTTACATATCAATACAAAACAATAACATACATGTAAGTGGTTTGGCTTCAAGAAAATCGCTGCACTACCTAAAAGACACAGGTGATAAATGATGCAAAAATAACAGCTATTTGTTTCCTAACACTGACTTAATTGAACTCTGGACACCCAGCTGTTTATTAAGTCTGCCTGACATCTTAATATTCATTCGCTTTGGGCAGATTATCCTCACTATTTCTTATCCTGTCCTGTTTATATAACACTTGTGTTAACACAACCACTCACATATCACCACCTTGCTGTTAAAATACGCAATGTAATCCCTGCACTGATGTGTATAGGTCAATTGACATAAATAACATTAAGAAAGTAGAAGCTCTCCTCTGAATGGAGGGGCCCATCATGCTAACGTCAGTTCAGCTAACCTGCTAAGCTAGCTCATTAGCCAAGCTGTACGTCACGATTAAAGCCGCTGTTTCCATCAGACAAAACCAACATAAGATCAAAAGTAAACTACATTTGCTTAACTGTATTTCGTAACCGCTGTACTGTCATTAAACACGCAAAACACAAAAGACAAGAAACTTTACCAAAAACTATCCCGTTCGGTCAGTTTCAGAGTGGAGCTTCCGCTTGTCTGTATTCTAAATAAACCCATCTGCGCTTGCGCGAAAGCCGAAATGCATGATGGGTGGTGTAGTTCGAACGGGTACGTTTGTTTTCTTCCCTTTTAGGGTTTATTGGTGGTCGGCAACCAACGATTTTGTGCATCAACGCCACCTATTGGACAGGAATGTGGAGCATTGgaaacaaaatacatttctctCAATCATATCTGTTGCTTTAAAGAAATTACAAGAAGattgtatatttatttttgtactatAATGTTCTCCAGTGTAATAATGCTTTTTTTCATAAATGTATCCTGACATTAATAACCTTATGTGTTGTCATACCTGCTAAAGCCTATTAAATACTCTTGTTGGGTTTAATCCAGTGTTTCCTACTCTCAGATCATTtcttttttagatgcttttgaATACTGGAAAGATGTTTTCCTGTTTCGCTAAGGTGTCATTATTTTAAGTTTTGATCGTTTTAACCTCTGCTAAACTGTATTTGTGTGTCAGTTAACTGTTGTTTTGTTGTAAGTGAGTGAAAATTGAAACATTTCATACACAATATCCTGCCTTCATGCGACTTTCCTGACCTACCTTGGTTCTCTCGCCACAAATGTATAGTCTATGTAGGTTTCCTTACCCCAGAATAATCTGGAATTCATGAAGAATGTTTAGGCTGTGGTCTCATTTTGATCTTAACCACAAGTGTGATGTTATACAAGCCTGCGTACAAGAGAAACTGTCAAACAATGTTTTGAAAAGCAGCTATCATCTAAATTTGATGAAACCACGTGCTATTCTGAATCATGTGTACTTTCCCAAACTCTGCGGTTacactctggcggtcatccggacACATGAAACACATTAGTGCTCTGATCTTTGTTGGCACCATCTGCTCCAAACCCACAGCTGCAATGGCAAAATGAGGTCGTGATTCAATATCATAAAAAAAAAGCAAACAAGGTCTCATTGTGCAGCCGGCACATTGGTCCGTGCAAACTGCAGTCGAGTGCCAATTGGGAACAGAATCAGTGATAGGGAACCCTGCTGCCTTTTGAGAACGCACGGGCATCACAAAGAGCATTTGTGTGCGAGGGATTGGCATCGGTAAACGCTCCCTTTCCCTCCGCTTGCATGCGACGGTCTGTGAGCAGCTGAACACCTGTGGAGCAGAATGGTATAATAACAACTTTGTTTCCCCAGGAAATGATGCGTTTCCTGACTCGGGCAACACTAAGCTAAGATTAGAGCCGGCGACTAGGGAGGACAAACATTTACTATTCCACTCGTGCATTTTTagttttcacctcttttaaagCAAATATACTGAAAGGGAGAAGATATTCTGAGATCAGCTACCTCTGTGACACAAAACAGATCCATGTCACCAAACGTTTCTTTATTTGGCACGAGACTGGGATTTAGCAGACCATAATTGTAAAAATACGTTATTCATATACACCTCTAGTAAAAAACACTATTGAAAACATATCTAAAAATATACAGTGAAACATAACAGCAGAATAAAAACACTTTCGCAGGGTTTGCAGGAGGGGGTGAAAGGGGTATTTTACAAGGTAACGGAGGAATGCTAACACATAACAGTCATAGTTTCCTCTGCCCTCAGTCCTCGGGTATGGCCCACACATTTGGTACCGAGTGCCAACACTTCAGAAGAGACAGTTCATGCACTTCACAGCCTTGCTGCCGTAGTCCACGCACTCCGGTCCGATGCACTGGCAGCAGGCGTTGTGAAACCAGCGGTACTTGGATCCTCCCATTGACTCACAGTATAGTTTACACTGACGGATAGACACGCAGTCGTCAAAGTAGACCACCGtgcacatgttttctgaaataaaacatacaggggaagaaaaaaaaacacatgaggCACAAATCCAGTAAAGTTATAGTTTACAGTAATTACCTTTAACCCTAAATGttgctacttttacttcaggGGGAAATTCATTTGCTGTGAATAAGTATGACCATGTGTGTAGGTGAGTTTAATGAGTTAACTTCTCTGCTCGGTGGGAAATATAAAGAGTGTGTCTTCAGGAGGCAGACGGCCAAAACACCCACAAatgaaaataaagaaaatggCAGCGGAACAACACTTTTAACCCAGTTACAAATCCCTGAACTTGAGGTCTTCTTGGCAGCCATGTCCCCTCTGAAATGATGAGAACCTGATCCACCCTAAACTGCTCTCAGCTCAAGACTTTGTGCAGTGCTTCAGCTCTGAGTCAGGCCTGCTTTTATCACCACAGGTCTCAGTGAGTGTGCGAAATGCAAATGGGGAATTTGACTGGACCTGACAGGACCAAAGAACTATTTAATAATAAAGAATGTGAGCAAAGCACGCTTTTCCTCATATATCACTTATTCAGAAACGGAAAGAGTGTGAGCAAAATCATTTGAACAAAATCATAATTCTTTGACACAGATCCTCTGAGATGAGAATTCTGATGCAAATATTATCACTTCTTCCTATAATCGTAATTGCAATATCAGTCATTATTTACTTTTTTCCAAATTGTGCAGCCACACAGCAAATCGCTAACAATTGTTGTACTATTATTATTCAGGTCAATCGAACGTAATGGATGGTTTCTCTCCAATAGGGCTGCAACTAGCAATCATTGTGAATCATTTTagttagtaattacatgtagaTTATTGTTTGCCTGTTGAAATGCCAACCACAATTTAACAAGCCCAAGTGAGCAACAGTCGAGAACTTCATTTGAGCTTTTTTTCCTCCATCAAAACTGATCCACTTAATCAAAGGGTCTCTCAGAAAGGTCTGACATTTTCGTAGCAGCCAATAGGGCTTGAGTTCATGTAAGGAACAAATACAAGTAGATGATGATAACAAAACAGTTATATTTATATAGCAGTATGGCAACTTTCAGTGAAAAATTATATCTATATATTATCATTGAAAAATAGATGCATTAAAAACATTGTCATTACAGTCAGTACAGCGCTTGAGTAAACACTTCCCACTTTAAATTGACCAAGCTTTCTTTGGACTTTACACTGAAAAGACTGAATCTCAAACTTCCAATAAAGATGGATGTTCAGTTTATCGGTTAATTTTGACCAAATAAGGATTTTTCAGAGGTCTTGCTTAGGCCAATAGGGTTGAGGTTATGTAAGTAACAAATAAAAGTAGATCAAGATAACAAAAAAATTGATAATGATATAGCAGTATGGCAACTTTCAGTGataaatgaatatatattttatcgatggaaaaataaatgtattaaaaaatacaatatttcCGTTTGAAATGCACTGCGCTCAAAGTTGTCACAGTAAATACAACGCTTGAGTAAATACTTCACACTACAGGTCAAGCATCTATTTTATATCCTTTAAATTGACCACATCTTTGGACtttacactgaaaaaactgaactcAATCTTCCAATAAAGATGGATGTTCAATATATGGTTTAAaagcaagcccccaggaagtgtgccggactctgatgaaaatattcgttgtgtccaaaTGGCGGTACTACAATCCCTGACGTCACTGGGCCCAGAAAGACTtttccccattgactaacacagggaaagagacgtctgtaaatcagcggatAATCTTttttaaactacccagtatgaactattgtatagcccttattagaatcattaggtccttaaagttgtaaaatgcactaaaagccatatctagatttattttctctctccattcattctactgagccgagagtgggaggtcggggggcggggcttaaggggcgcatgctctgtgagcacacatacgggttcttctgctctgacagctaggcatgatgggtaatctgtgacgtttcgctctctcaaaagttgggccattttgtcttcatgcgccaatgagcagctctcctaggaaagaacgagaccccgcctccgacgctgtatccagttcttattatacatccatgcttaAAATTGACAAAGAGGTGAAATAGTCCTTCAGAGGACCCGGTTACGGCCcttttgtactgtcttaaacctttccttagaatatgttatgaattttaaggtgtccttgggtgctttgaaaggcgcctctaaatagaatgaattattattattattaccttgAGAGTCGTAGCTGGCGTGGATGCTGTTGGCGGGAACAGAGACGTTCTGGTGTGGGTCGAGCGACTCGAGGAAGGAGACCATGTTCTCGTGATGGGAGAGCTCCTCGGCCACGGGGAAGGAGACCACCATCATGTTGATCGGAGCCTCTCCTTCGGTGAGGGCGCGGAACAGCGAGGGGATCGGGCGGTGCAGCTCCTCCACCGTGCTCTTCGACGTGGCCGGGGTGTCGCTGTAGTTCTTCGGGTTACACATCCCTGACAGGAGGAGATGGAGGGGGAGAATTAAAGATAGGTTCATCGACATATCAAAATAAGTTCCTGTCTCTATTGAGCCATGCAAAAAGTTGAGTTTGCACAGGTTTTGGATGTACAGTATTTGAGTTGTCTCGAAAACAAAAATGGAAAAGCAAAAGAAATGGGGAGAATTATAAGGAAAAAAGCATTACATTTAAATCAATTATATTAGgtacaaaacaataaaaaatagACAAAAAATGAATAAGGTAAGAATGAGAAATGAATATGTAATTAAAATGAATGCTTATAattattattgtattctctatttgtatttatatttcaATTTACTGTATATGTCAAACATTTTCTTTACTTAtttattcttttattttatcACATACATTTTCTTATTCATTAAcagattttttatatttttggcACTGCTGTGACTCCATAATATTGCGTCATGATAACAGTATTATCAAGATATTTTTAAACAATTTACAGTCAATTTGGATCCTCTGCAATTTCGACTATATCCAAGATTTTATAAATACTGAGGTCATGAGTTAAAGTTCTTCCACAGCAGAAACACAACCTAAGACAAAGACCCCTACCAAACTCAACTTTATCTTCTATGTCAGCTGCCTTAGAGCCTTAAAGCTTAGAGGTGGAGATCTTACAATGTGGGTGAATAAAACCCCAACTATGTTAAAGTCTAAACACAGCTAGAGGTTGTATTTGTATCTTGTAAATTGACTGAACTGACCCTTGTAGCACATTGATGACAGTTAAATTGTTTCACACATGATTTCAACTCAGAGGCAGTTTTGTAAAAACCACACAGCTGTCTTGAATATCTCGTCTCAATTAAGATCCTTTTaacacttcatttcatttcaaaaatacagtAGTAGCCCCACATCCTCCGATAGGATCTTTGTACACTTTCAAATGAGTCAAAGTGAATTACGACTAATGGGTAAATCATTTAATGGGGAACGGAGTTTGACAGAGGAATTGGATTACTAACCAATGTTAAAAGCAGAGCCAGACAGCTGTTTTAGATAAAGAGTACACATGGGTCCTCccttctcctccttctcctcctcccttCCTCTAAAATACCCCCCTCTCTACTCCTGCTCTAACCACTCGCAGATACACACTTCAAAGTATCCTGCTTTTGGCACAGATAACATGTTTAGAGTGGAAACTTACTTAAAGTGGTCATAAGGCTAGCGTAGcaacagaaaacaaaaacagaaaatCTATAAATGAGAGATATATTCTAGCCAAGAGCTACAGGCTGTCCTCAGTGTgttttaaaaggctgttcagcTCCACCACATCTGTGAAGCAGCAGCCAGTTCACTTCGCTCAGTGTCAGATCGTTGCACTTGTGTTCCACATGAAAGAGTTTTAATAAAGCCGCCTTGTCAGCACGTACAGTAATATCTGTCCGTCAAAGCTGATCTGAGAGATTTCTGGTGTAAAGGGGCGAGGTCGACGAGGGAGCCAACGGGACAGGACGctataataatgttttttatttgaaagtcaATTAAATGACAACATCGAGAAACTAGACAACTACAACGTGATGACACAATGAGAAAGAGATGCAGAAattaccacagacacacaaaacaaGACTCAATATAACCGGGACTATGAAGTGAAGCAAAACAATTAACAGATAAATGTTACAACACAAGATAAATGACCACACAGACACATGGAACAACACAAAGACAGATGCAAGACCACAAAGAGAGAGGAGATGACATACTAAGCAAAACGTAAATTACACTAAATGACTATCGGGATGTAGAACAACCAGAAAGAGATGCAATAAAGACCAGAAAGTCTATCCAATGGACGTAAAATGGCATGCAAAGGGTGCCGAGTGAACCCAAGAAACACAAAAATGCAAATAGTACATAAAACGGGCACACAGGGATGCAGAATGAGCTTAAGAAAAATTGGAAATACCACAAATAGAGACagaaaatgtcatgcaaagcaaTTCAAAATAAATGACTACAGACTTTTTAAACGACCAGAACTTTTTAGTACACTAAAATCCTCACAAAGAGTTCGAACAAGGAAAATTACTAAAAATGTATGGTGCAAAAAGATGCAGAAGGTCCACAAAAGGCAAActaaatatgaacaattatatGAATTTACTGAAAAGATGCAAATAACCAAAGATatatgacacacagaacaagagATAAACCCTAAAAAGTCTGAAAACAACTCTGTCTGGGTGACCCCTTCTACTGTGAACCATGGGGGGTATACGTCT
It contains:
- the twsg1a gene encoding twisted gastrulation protein homolog 1-A produces the protein MRPGQLILPAAAALLFLLAGLSPTSGCNKALCASDVSKCLIQELCQCRPSDGNCSCCKECMLCLGNLWEECCDCVGMCNPKNYSDTPATSKSTVEELHRPIPSLFRALTEGEAPINMMVVSFPVAEELSHHENMVSFLESLDPHQNVSVPANSIHASYDSQENMCTVVYFDDCVSIRQCKLYCESMGGSKYRWFHNACCQCIGPECVDYGSKAVKCMNCLF